The following coding sequences are from one Arachis hypogaea cultivar Tifrunner chromosome 7, arahy.Tifrunner.gnm2.J5K5, whole genome shotgun sequence window:
- the LOC112701939 gene encoding pentatricopeptide repeat-containing protein At2g37310, whose amino-acid sequence MRFSNRLALPLTNQTHFAAIRQTLRHNGLDIAAYGSAIQRCADRRLLRQGKQLHARLFLFSITPNNFLGSKLVTFYAKCNLMHHARKVFDEIPSKNSFSWNAMLMGYSFNGMFHKTIDLFYTFSFTQTMCIDNFTISCVLKALSSLFCSSNSAKEVHCFVIRGGLDRDVFVMNALVTCYSRCDQIVLARMVFDGMPERDTVSWNSMISGYSQGGFYEECKRLYLEMLGVPDTATIASVMQACGQSGDLVFGMEVHQMVNDSGMEMDMLLYNAVIAMYAKCGSLDYAQELFDEMSEKDEVTYGSMISGYMVYGFVDKAMAVFREMARPALSNWNAVISGMVQNNQYERVLDLVQEMQASGSRPNAVTLASVLPSFSYFSNLRGGKEVHAYAIRRSYVQNIYVATAIIDTYGKLGFIHGAQKVFDQSQGRSLIIWTAIITAYAAHGDASLALGLYARMLDEGIKPDPVTITAVLTACAHSGLVDEAWDIFNSMPSNCGIQPLMEQYACMVSVLSRAGKLSEAADFISKMEVEPSAKVWGALLHGASVYGDVEMGKFVCDHLFEIEPENTGNYIIMANLYSRYGRWEEADNVREKLKGIGLQKIRGSSWIETSRGLISFIAKDVSNERSGEIYALLEGLLGLMREEGYALQDELDSETSFG is encoded by the coding sequence ATGAGGTTCAGTAACCGTTTGGCGCTCCCTCTGACCAATCAAACTCACTTCGCCGCCATCCGACAAACACTCCGCCATAATGGCCTCGACATTGCCGCCTATGGCTCCGCCATACAGCGCTGTGCCGACCGCCGCCTCCTACGCCAGGGCAAGCAGCTCCACGCGCGCCTCTTCCTGTTCTCCATCACACCCAATAACTTCCTCGGCTCAAAGCTTGTTACGTTCTACGCCAAATGCAACCTCATGCACCATGCACGCAAGGTGTTCGACGAAATACCCAGCAAGAACTCCTTCTCCTGGAACGCAATGCTCATGGGCTACTCATTCAACGGCATGTTCCATAAAACGATAGACCTCTTTTACACCTTTTCTTTTACCcaaaccatgtgcattgataatttCACCATATCGTGCGTTTTGAAGGCGCTTTCTTCGTTGTTTTGTAGCTCAAATTCGGCGAAAGAGGTTCACTGCTTTGTTATTAGAGGCGGTTTGGACAGAGATGTTTTTGTTATGAATGCTTTGGTTACGTGTTACTCGAGGTGCGATCAGATTGTACTTGCGCGGATGGTGTTTGACGGAATGCCGGAGAGAGATACTGTGTCGTGGAACTCAATGATTTCGGGGTATTCGCAAGGAGGGTTCTATGAAGAGTGTAAGAGGCTGTATTTGGAGATGTTGGGTGTGCCAGATACAGCGACCATTGCGAGTGTGATGCAGGCTTGCGGACAGTCTGGGGATCTTGTGTTTGGAATGGAGGTTCACCAAATGGTGAATGACAGTGGAATGGAGATGGACATGTTGCTTTACAATGCTGTGATTGCCATGTATGCTAAATGCGGTAGTTTAGATTATGCTCAAGAATTGTTTGATGAAATGAGTGAGAAGGATGAGGTTACTTATGGCTCAATGATTTCAGGGTACATGGTTTATGGGTTTGTTGACAAAGCCATGGCTGTTTTCAGAGAAATGGCAAGGCCTGCGTTGAGTAATTGGAATGCTGTGATTTCAGGTATGGTTCAGAATAACCAGTATGAAAGGGTATTGGATTTGGTACAAGAAATGCAGGCTTCTGGTTCAAGGCCGAACGCTGTCACGCTTGCTAGCGTTCTTCCATCTTTTTCATACTTCTCAAACCTGCGAGGAGGGAAAGAGGTGCATGCTTATGCTATTAGAAGAAGTTATGTTCAAAATATATATGTTGCAACTGCAATTATTGATACTTATGGAAAGCTAGGGTTTATTCATGGGGCACAGAAGGTTTTTGATCAATCACAAGGTAGGAGCTTAATAATTTGGACCGCAATTATAACAGCTTATGCTGCTCATGGAGATGCTAGTTTGGCGCTTGGCCTCTATGCTCGGATGCTAGATGAAGGAATTAAGCCTGATCCAGTTACAATAACTGCTGTATTGACTGCTTGTGCTCATTCTGGATTAGTAGATGAAGCTTGGGATATCTTCAATTCAATGCCATCAAATTGTGGAATTCAGCCATTGATGGAACAATATGCTTGTATGGTGAGTGTTCTTAGTCGAGCTGGGAAGCTCTCAGAGGCAGCAGATTTCATTTCCAAAATGGAAGTTGAGCCAAGTGCTAAAGTCTGGGGTGCATTGTTACATGGGGCTTCTGTTTATGGTGACGTAGAAATGGGCAAGTTTGTGTGTGATCATTTGTTTGAGATTGAACCAGAAAATACTGGAAATTACATAATTATGGCGAATCTATATTCACGTTATGGGAGATGGGAGGAAGCTGATAATGTCAGGGAAAAACTGAAAGGAATTGGGTTACAGAAGATCCGTGGAAGTAGCTGGATTGAAACAAGTAGAGGACTAATAAGCTTCATTGCGAAGGATGTATCAAATGAAAGATCTGGTGAGATCTATGCATTGCTGGAAGGGTTGCTTGGTTTGATGAGGGAAGAAGGATATGCTCTGCAGGATGAATTAGATTCTGAGACTTCTTTTGGTTAA
- the LOC112701947 gene encoding LOB domain-containing protein 23-like, translated as MISGRCAACKNQRRKCPSDCIFSPYFPANDPQKFACVHKIYGGSNVGKMLQGIPTYLREQTANALYLEAKWRIHDPVYGSVGIISSLYEQIKNAEIELAKIQTQITFYKLQTQHVEAEPNSEVLQSQSSNMEQFEWDNPTIASWFN; from the exons ATGATTTCTGGAAGATGTGCTGCTTGCAAGAATCAAAGAAGAAAATGCCCTTCTGATTGCATTTTCTCTCCATATTTTCCTGCCAATGATCCTCAAAAGTTTGCTTGTGTCCACAAAATCTATGGTGGCAGTAATGTTGGAAAAATGCTTCAG GGAATCCCAACCTATCTAAGAGAACAAACTGCAAATGCATTGTATTTAGAAGCAAAATGGAGGATTCATGACCCTGTTTATGGGTCTGTTGGCATTATCTCTTCATTGtatgaacaaattaaaaatgcagaAATTGAACTAGCAAAAATTCAAACTCAGATTACTTTCTACAAGCTCCAAACCCAACATGTTGAAGCCGAACCAAATTCGGAGGTTTTGCAATCACAAAGCAGCAATATGGAGCAGTTTGAGTGGGACAATCCAACTATAGCTTCTTGGTtcaattga
- the LOC112701944 gene encoding uncharacterized protein At2g39795, mitochondrial: protein MWKRAFVGAATAAAALRRPFPSLIRDATSSSSSNSISSAVNSMLLRSLKDHYLEVAKMNMPPKVGPPSPFTIVKGALDSNGPVLKRNYGDEEITIYVMRLAANDDEDGDGGGGGGVIDQLFIHVDVSKPNQNECLMFLCGLYEDALGIHSVSMRPKLQESGGGYLLVPSQYAGPSFADLDESMRDAFHSYIEERGINDSLFKFLQAWLYVKEHRNLLRWFKTMGLFIDGKKPPTPSS from the exons ATGTGGAAGAGAGCCTTCGTCGGCGCCGCCACGGCCGCCGCCGCCCTCCGCCGTCCATTCCCCTCGTTAATCCGCGACGCCACCAGCAGTTCATCGTCCAACTCAATCTCTTCTGCCGTAAACTCGATGCTCCTCCGCTCCCTCAAAGACCACTATCTCGAAGTCGCCAAAATGAACATGCCCCCG AAAGTTGGACCTCCATCGCCGTTCACGATCGTAAAAGGCGCACTCGATTCTAACGGCCCCGTGCTGAAGCGGAACTACGGCGACGAAGAGATCACAATCTACGTCATGCGCTTGGCCGCCAACGACGACGAAGACGGCGACGGCGGCGGCGGTGGCGGAGTCATTGATCAACTGTTCATTCACGTGGATGTGTCGAAACCAAATCAGAACGAATGCTTGATGTTTCTGTGCGGATTATACGAAGATGCTTTGGGGATTCACTCAGTTTCAATGAGACCTAAGCTTCAAGAATCTGGTGGCGGTTACCTCCTCGTTCCTTCGCAATACGCTGGTCCATCTTTTGC AGACTTAGATGAATCCATGAGGGATGCATTTCACAGTTACATAGAGGAGAGAGGAATAAACGATAGCCTCTTCAAGTTTCTACAAGCATGGCTCTATGTTAAAGAACATCGAAATCTATTGCGTTGGTTCAAAACCATGGGCTTGTTCATTGATGGCAAGAAGCCTCCTACACCTTCCTCCTAA
- the LOC112701950 gene encoding uncharacterized protein, with amino-acid sequence MDKGKASKELETSLQNLDLNPQSNVKNKTSIATNHHQFQGLLPKKMKPPSLVSLCIGVIGKHLEDIITDLAEIAIGLPAEIKTAVPAIARRRKLLNDDVLIALADTSWEYLDVSGSDVSDVGLIKAAEVCRSIKALDISRCTKITATGISELVKHCRLLETLRCGGCPRSDHTARRCLSIFKPRLDYVEEDSWEELDTKEISSGAQSLRWLVWPNIDNNSLDEISTECPRIIVNPKSSLFGFMGTQVPWEALQNTVLDDVAVKDIDPKTWRGRGFAVKHTSPSPSTSPELSVAEKFRLAFEERDNRLAPKRAKNARQHQRRAVRELMLMSTRAKAMVLASQASKSLHSRSS; translated from the exons atggATAAAGGTAAAGCTTCCAAGGAATTAGAAACCTCTCTGCAAAACCTCGATTTGAATCCCCAATCCAACGTCAAGAACAAAACTTCCATTGCAACTAACCACCATCAATTTCAAG GACTACTGCCTAAGAAGATGAAGCCTCCAAGTTTGGTTAGCCTATGCATTGGAGTTATCGGAAAACATTTGGAGGATATTATTACGGATTTGGCGGAGATTGCTATCGGGTTGCCAGCTGAGATAAAG ACGGCAGTGCCAGCTATTGCGAGACGGAGAAagttgttgaatgatgatgtCCTGATTGCATTAGCTGATACTTCTTGGGAATACCTTGATGTCTCTGGATCAGATGTTTCCGACGTTGGTTTGATTAAAGCAGCCGAAGTATGCAGATCAATTAAAGCTCTGGATATAAG CCGATGTACCAAAATCACTGCTACTGGTATATCCGAACTTGTGAAGCACTGCCGTTTATTAGAGACATTGAGATGCGG AGGGTGTCCGAGGAGCGATCATACAGCTCGGAGGTGCTTGAGTATATTTAAACCGAGGCTGGACTATGTCGAGGAGGATTCCTGGGAGGAGCTCGATACGAAAGAAATTTCAAGCGGCGCGCAATCACTCAGGTGGCTAGTATGG CCAAACATCGACAATAATTCGTTAGACGAGATATCTACCGAGTGTCCGCGGATCATAGTGAACCCGAAGTCATCTCTGTTCGGGTTTATGGGAACTCAGGTTCCTTGGGAAGCGTTACAAAATACCGTGTTGGATGATGTGGCTGTGAAGGATATTGATCCCAAGACATGGAGAGGGCGTGGTTTTGCAGTGAAGCACACTTCGCCCTCTCCTTCAACCTCCCCCGAATTATCAGTGGCCGAGAAATTCCGGCTCGCCTTTGAGGAAAGGGACAACCGGTTAGCTCCAAAGCGAGCGAAAAATGCACGACAACACCAGCGTCGCGCGGTGCGAGAGTTAATGTTGAtgagcacaagggctaaggcaatggTCTTGGCCTCACAAGCAAGCAAGTCTCTTCACAGCAGAAGCTCATAA
- the LOC112701951 gene encoding heterodimeric geranylgeranyl pyrophosphate synthase small subunit 2, chloroplastic, producing the protein MVVGSMLHINGKPTVHFSCKSNHDRPSYIPKPTAVKMTTITTTTITTAPSILQPYWASLQADIEAHLKHVMPYKDPLVVFEPMHHLVFSAPRTTVPALCLAAGELLSGDRHQAMAAASALVLLLAANHTHEQIPSKPKPKPMSRPKSNTMSFRAFSPGIELMTGDGLIPFGFELLSRSCDSVQENSDRVLRVMIEISRAVGSKGLIDAQYKKKLLSESDGGESCHVERIMDIMEKNEGGLHACGASCGAVLGGGSEEEIERLRKFGFYVGMIQGMVNEGFWEEVEVVKDLAFKELQYFKDNNRDVDAISSFIIHV; encoded by the coding sequence ATGGTAGTTGGTTCTATGCTCCACATAAATGGCAAGCCAACCGTCCATTTTTCATGCAAATCAAATCATGATCGTCCATCATACATACCTAAGCCCACGGCGGTTAAAATGACAacaattactactactactattactaCTGCTCCCTCTATCCTTCAACCTTATTGGGCTTCTTTGCAGGCCGACATTGAAGCCCATCTCAAACATGTCATGCCCTATAAAGATCCACTTGTGGTATTCGAGCCCATGCACCATCTCGTCTTCTCGGCCCCTCGAACCACCGTGCCGGCTCTTTGCCTCGCCGCTGGCGAGCTTCTCAGTGGTGATCGCCACCAAGCCATGGCGGCGGCTTCTGCTTTGGTACTCCTCCTTGCAGCTAATCACACACATGAGCAAATTCCAagcaagcccaagcccaagcccatgtccaggcccaaatccaataCTATGAGTTTTCGGGCTTTTAGTCCTGGCATTGAACTTATGACGGGAGATGGTCTAATACCTTTTGGGTTCGAGTTGTTGTCTAGATCCTGTGACTCGGTTCAAGAAAATTCGGACCGGGTCTTGCGCGTGATGATTGAGATATCACGCGCCGTGGGATCAAAAGGACTGATAGATGCCcagtacaaaaaaaaattattgagtgAATCGGACGGTGGGGAGTCATGCCACGTGGAGAGAATCATGGACATTATGGAGAAAAATGAGGGTGGGTTGCATGCATGTGGGGCTTCATGTGGAGCAGTGTTGGGTGGTGGGAGTGAAGAGGAAATTGAAAGGTTAAGAAAATTTGGATTTTATGTTGGAATGATCCAAGGAATGGTTAATGAGGGATTTTGGGAAGAAGTGGAAGTGGTAAAAGATTTGGCATTCAAGGAATTGCAATATTTCAAGGATAATAATAGAGATGTTGATGCAATTTCTAGCTTCATTATTCATGTTtag